TCCCAAATATCCGTGTCCTGTGGATCCCAAGCATTCATAACCCACAGATCCCATGTGTCCGTGTCCCGTGGATCCCAAATATCTGTGTCCCACAAATCCCATGGATCCATAACACATCCCACAtctcccacccctccaccccccacagcccccacatCCCACGGATCCCCTGGatccccatcccacagcccccacCCATCCCTGGtgctcccccagcccacccctGTGCGTGGGACCACCCTGAGGGTCCCGACCCCCTTCCCCCCGTCCAGGAGGACAAGAAGATCCCGCACGGGAACGTCTCCGCTAAGAAGGTGCTGCTGGCGCGGGAGGGGGACGCGGCCGGGGGGAGCCCCCCCTTCATCAAACTCAACGACCCCGGGGTCAGCGTCACCGTCCTGGCCCGGGACAGTGAGTgagggggtcccggggggggtcctgggggtgcCGGGCCCCCCGTGGGTGCTGAGCGGGGCCGGGCACCCCACAGTGCTGGTGGAGAGGATCCCGTGGGTGGCCCCCGAGTGCGTCAGCGACCCCGGGAGCCTGGCGCTGCCGGCCGACAAGTGGGGCTTCGGAGCCACCCTCTGGGAGATCTTCAGCGGGGGGAACATGCCCCTGAGCCTGCTGGAGCCCCACAGGGTGAGGCTGATCCCAGCATCCCGCTGGATCCCGatcctcctgccccatcccgcTAGATCCCGatcctcctgccccatcccgcTGGATCCCGatcctcctgccccatcccgcTGGATCCCGatcctcctgccccatcccgcTAGATCCCGatcctcctgccccatcccgcTGGATCCCGATcctcctgccccatcctgctgcctcctgaccctcctgccccatcccgTTCTGTCCCAACCCTCCTGTCCCATCCTGAccctcctgtcccatcccactCGATCCCAaacctcctccccatcccactgtaTCCAGACCTTCCTTCCCCAACCCTCCTGTCCCTTCCCGCTACATCCCAGCCCTTCTTCCCTGCCcaattccatcccatcccataaatcccataattcccatcccatcccataaaTCCTATCCCATCCCCtattcccatcccattccctgctatggatcccatcccacctctcctgccccatcccactgCACCCCCCCCCAGCTCGGAGCCGTTCGGGGGCTCTTTGGGGGTCCCACAGCCCCTGATCCCCCTCTCCCACAGAAGCTGGAATTCTACCAGGGCCGCCAGCAGCTCCCGGCTCCCAAGTGGCCGGAGCTGGCCACGCTGGTGGCCCAGTGCATGGAGTACGAGCCCCAGCGCCGGCCCTGCTTCCGCGCCCTCATCCGCGACCTCAACAGCCTCATCACCTCCGGTGGGCGCCGGGACGGGCTGGGGGGGCACCGGGGACCCCGCAGCGGCCTCACCCCCCCCTCCCACAGACTACGAGCTGCTCTCGGACCTGTCCCCCGCGGATGTGACGCTCCGGGACGGCTTCTGGGGATGCGATTCCCTGGCCATGAGCCAGGATCCCGAGCACTTCCAGGAGCGGCACCTCAAGTACATCTCGCTGCTGGGCAAGGTGGGGGCACAGCAGAGACCCCGAAGCCCAAAACTCAGCGCAGCCGCTCTTCCCTTCCCGGATTTGGGGTGTGGGACATCCCGGCTGCGCTGAGAAACGATTCCTGAGCGtgtggggggattttgggagggatAAGGCGCTGGGGATGTGGGGGCACCCCAACATGCAGTTCCCCGCACCCAGGGGAATTTCGGGAGCGTGGAGCTGTGCCGCTACGACCCCCTGGGCGACAGCACGGGCGAGCTGGTGGCCGtgaagaagctgcagcaggattCGGCCAAGGAAATTCGGGATTTTGAGCGGGAGATCCAAATCCTGCACTCGCTGCAGCACGACTTCATCGTCCGGTACCGGGGCGTTTGCTACAGCCGTGgtgagctgggaatggggcaggaatggggcaggaatggggctgggaatggggcaagaatggggcagggaatggggcagggagcggggctgggaacactgggaataGAGCAAGGAaaggggcagggagcaggcagggagtggggctgggaacactgggaatggagcaggaatggggtaaggagcaggcagggaatgggacagggaatggggctgggaatggggcaaGAAaaggggcagggaatggggcaaggaatggggctgggaatggggcaggaatggggcagggagcagggctgggaatggggctggaatGGGGCAAGGAaaggggcagggaatggggcagggaatggggcaggaatggggcagggaatggggcaggaatggggcagggaatgaagcagggagcagggctgggaacactgggaatggggcaggaaCGGGGCAAGGAAAGGGGCAGGGATCGGACAGGGAGCGGACAGGGATCGGACAGGGAGCGGACAGGGATCCCCGGTCCCGGCTCCGGCCATCGCGGCGCTGGGTTTGGCCGCAGGGATGCGCGGGCTGCGGCTGGTGATGGAGTTCCTGCCCAACGGCTGCCTGCGGGATTTCCTGCAGAAGAACCAGCCCCGCCTGGAGCACAGCACGCTGCTCCTCTACGCCTGGCAGATCTGCAAGGTGGGGTCGGGGCGGGCACGGGGGAAACGGGGGTGCTGCTGTCCCGGGATGGGGCCGGGGCGATGCCAAGGGTCACCCACGGGTCGTGGCCagccctgggtcctgtccctgccagcgGCTCCGTGCTGGCCGGAGCAATGCCGTGGGTCACCCACGGGTCATTGTCCAGCCGGGATGAGCCCCCAGGGACCCTCAGCCGGGGgttgcccagccctggggacgcTGCCGTGTCCCCGCTCCCCTCGAGCGGCCGCCTCCCCGCAGGGCATGGAGTACCTGGGGGAGCAGCGCTGCGTGCACCGGGACCTGGCGAGCAGGAACATCCTGGTGGAGAGCGACAGCCACGTCAAGATCGGCGACTTCGGGCTGGCCAAGCTGCTCCCGCAGGACAAGGATTACTACGTGGTGCGGGAGCCCGGCCAGAGCCCCGTTTTCTGGTGAGGGGGGCACACGGGGAGGGCTGGAATTCCAGCGGGATCGGAGACTCAGGATCTGCTTTTGATCTGCTTTTTCCGCGGCTTGGAATGCATTTTTTCCGGGGCTTGGAATCCACTTTTCCCGGGGCTCAGGATCACCTTTTCCCAGGGCCCAGGGTCCCCTTTTCCCGGGGCTTGGAATCCGCTCTTCCCGGGGCTCAGAACCCGCTTTTCCCGGAGCTCGGGATCCCCTTTTCCCAGAGCCCAGAACCCGTTTTTCCCGGCAGGTACGCTCCGGAATCCCTGGCTGACAACATCTTCTCCTGCGCCTCCGACACCTGGAGCTTCGGGGTGCTCCTCTACGAGCTCTTCACCTACAGCTCCAAGAGCAAGAGCCCCTCGGAGGTGACGTTTCCCCCGAAAAGGAGGGGTCATTCCCTCTGGGACGAGCCCCCCGCGGCCCTCCCGCGTGTCCCGGCGCTCCCGCGTGTCCCGGCGCTCACGGGTGTCCCGGCGCTCCCGGGTGTCCCGGCGCTCCCGCGTGTCCCGGCGCTCCCGGGTGTCCCGGCGCTCCCGCGTGTCCCGGAGCTCACGGGTGTCCCGGCGCTCCCGCGTGTCCCGGCGCTCACGGGTGTCCCGGCGCTCCCGGGTGTCCCGGCGCTCCCGGGTGTCCCGGCGCTCCCGCGTGTCCCGGCGCTCCCGGGTGTCCCGGCGCTCCCGCGTGTCCCGGCGCTCCCGGGTGTCCCGGAGCTCACGGGTGTCCCGGCGCTCCCGGGTGTCCCGGCGCTCACGGGTGTCCCGGAGCTCCCGGGTGTCCCGGCGCTCCCGCGTGTCCCGGCGCTCCCGGGTGTCCCGGAGCTCCCGGGTGTCCCGGCGCTCCCGGGTGTCCCGGCGCTCCCGCGTGTCCCGGCGCTCCCGGGTGTCCCGGAGCTCCCGGGTGTCCCGGCGCTCCCGGGTGTCCCGGAGCTCACGGGCGTCCCCCGTGCCCGCAGGAATTCCTGCGGATGATGGGCACCGCGAGGCCGGCGCAGATCATCTGCcacctgctggagctgctcaagGACAACCGGCGACTCCCGGCCCCCGCCGGCTGCCCCTCGGAGGTGacaccgctgccccggggctgccgggggggtccccggggtGCCCCCCCTCCCCTGATGGCCTCGCCGTGTCCCTTGTCCCCCCCCCCAGGTGTACGCGCTGATGATGAGCTGCTGGGCCTTCGCCCCCGGCGCCAGACCCACTTTTGGGGCGCTGTCCCCCAAAATCGAGGCGCTGCGGGATGGGCGGAGCAAAACTCGGGGGTAGCCCCGCCCAGAATCCCATCGGGACCCCAAGCCACGGTGATGCTTCCCTGTGCTTTGAGGGGGCAGCGTGGGGGGACGCGGCCCCCACATCAcaaccccccccaccccatcgGCTCCTCCACCCCTTTTTTCCTTGCCCTCCCCCTCCATGGCAgaattgggattgggatgggaaaatatgggaatatgggaatgtgggaatgtgggatttgtgggaatgtgggaatgtgaGAATGTGGGATTTATGGGAATATGGGAACGTGGGATTTATGGGAatatgggaatgtgggaatatgggatttgtgggaatgtgggaatatgggatttatgggaatATGGGAACGTGGGATTTATGGGAatatgggaatgtgggaatatgggatttgtgggaatgtgggaatatgggatttatgggaatatgggaatgtgggatttatgggatttatcgaatgtgggaatgtgggatttATGGGAATATGGGAATGTGAGATTTATGGGaatatgggatttatgggaatgtgggaacgtgggatttatgggaatgtgggaatatgggatttatgggaatatgggaatatgggatttatgggaatatgggaatgtgggatttatgggatttatcgaatgtgggaatgtgggatttATGGGAATATGGGAACATGGGATTTATGGGaatatgggatttatgggatttatgggaatgtgggaacgtgggatttatgggaatgtgggaatatgggatttatgggaatATGGGAACGTGGGATTTATGGGaatatgggatttatgggatttatgggaatATGGGAACATGGGATTGGCGCCGcggcaggagggaggcaggagccgGCAGGGGGGgatttattagaaaataaagtgtttaataaaagagcagctcctgctcccttcacagcacaggggagggcggcggggggggAGCAGGAGATGACGAGGGGACAGCGACACGGCggggacaggaggaggaggaggagcaggaaaaggaggaggaggaggcgcccCCTCCCCGGCCCGCCTCCATCCAGTGTTTCCAATTCACACAACCGCGGGAGAAGCccgggggggcccgggggggtcCGGGAGCCGCTCAGGACCCCGCCAGGTAAATCCCTGCGGAGGAAaggtgggcagggaggaaggagggcaCGGCCCCGGCCAGGCacgggcactgcccagggccgGAGCTCGGCGCCAGCACCGAACTGGGTGACCCCAAAGCGCAGGAAAAGGACCCTAAATACCCCAGGGAAGGGACCCCGTGCACCCCAAGGATCAGCAAACAGACCCCATGAaccccacagagcagaaaaggaaCGCCCGTGCACccaaggagcagggaaaggaccCTAAATACGCCAGGGAAGGGGCCCTGAGCACcccaaagaggaagaaaaggaccCCATGAAccccaaaaagcagaaaaggaatcCCCATGCACCccaaggagcagggaaaggaccCTAAATACCCCAGGGAAAGGATCCTGTGCACCCCAGGGAAGGGAGCCCCGTTCCCCCAGGACCCAGGGGATAGGGAGAGGACCCCGCACCCCCCAaggctgtggggaagggaccccccagccccgtccccgtccccccCCAGGCCGTACCTGTAGCAAACCTCTTCTTGACCAGCGACATGCGGTACCCGGCGCCCGCCAGCTCCACCTCCACTCCCGACAAGGTGCTGCCCTCGCTGCTGAACTGGGCGGCCACGGGACTGGGCTTACTGGGCCCCCCCAGCGGCTCCCAGCTGGCCGAGAGGCGCCCACAGCCTGGGGGGACAGCGCAGGGGTTGGGGGGGGTGGTCGGGACGCGCAGCCCCCACCCCGTGAcccccgagcagggcgggcccGGCCTCACCTCCCTGCCCCGGGGCACCGGGGACGTCCAGCAGCTTCCAGAGCAGCCGCTTCTCCTCCAGGTTCCTGCCGGGATAACGGGGTGTCCCTCAAGCCCCCACACCCCCAAGATCCAGCCCTTGCCAcccatccccacatccctgctTTCCTTACCCCACCAGTGTCCCCATTTCCCAGTCCAGGGTCCCTTTCTCCCACTCTGGGGAGAAGATTCAGGACCCCATTCCTGTGGTCCCCATCTTGGGGAAGTTTGGGACCCCCAAGTCCTGCGTCCCCCCACCCTGGGGGAGCTtggggctcccagccctgtgccacgCACCCCGTGAAGGTTTGGGACCCCAgacccctcctcccccagcccgtCCGGGACCCCAGCCCCCGCTCCCGTTACCAGCTGGCCGCGGGCTGCAGCCGCAGGTTGGTCAGGGGCTCCTCCACGGGCAGCAGGACGTGCACGTTGGCGAGGGGCACGGGCAGTGCCAGGGCGGCCGCGTTGTAGCCGTACTCCACGCTGACCCGCGTGGCCCCGGGCGCGCAGTCCCAGCGCACGCAGAGCCGCAGCGGCGCCGAGCCGGGGCCCAGCCGCGAGAACTGCGGCACAgcggggggctcaggggggcgCCGAGACCCTCCCGTGCCCAGGGTGGGCGCCCCGCAGGGCTCACCTGGTACTTGAGCAGAGCCACGTTGTAGTAGGAGGCGGCCGGGCTCTGCTCCGCCTGCTTCTGCAGGTGCCCGGTCAGCGCTGCCATGTTCAGCCAGAAGTCCTTGGTGCTGGGGTCGCTCTGGGAGGGGTCGCTGGGGGCGCGGGGGCAGCAGGGTCTGGGTACCCCCAGAACCCGGCACCCGGCTCCACAGGATGCCCGCTGGGATCCCCAAAGCTCAGCTCCCCATCGCTGCATTCCCAGCACGCCCAGACCCCCaagaatcccaaaatcccaatacccagctccccatccctgcgTCCACTGCATCCCCAGGGCACTCAGACCCCTGGAACCCCCAAAACCCgcccccatccctgcagccatcCCCTCCCAAGCTCCCTGTGTCGCTCCTGTACCCCAAAACCCgcccccatccctgcatccatcACCTCCCAAGCTCCCTGTGTCGCTCCTGTACCCCAAAACCCgcccccatccctgcatccatcccCTCCCAAGACCCCTGTGTCCCTCCTGTACCCCAAAACCCgcccccatccctgcatccatcccCTCCCAAGACCCCTGCATCCCCCAGAcaccccctgcaccccaacAGCAGCCCCCCACCAGCGCCCCCCCGCCGCCCAGCGCGCCCCCCGAGCCCGCACCTGTAGAGCAGCTCGGCGTTGGGCAGGAACTGCTCGATGGCGCCGGCGTTGAGGAGGCGGAAGCTGAGCacgggcggggccgcggggccgccgaACACGCGCACGATGCCCGCGGGGAAGGACATGGTCAGCTCCCCGGTCACCTTCACCAGGCAGCTGCCGGGGACACGCCGGCGCTCAGGGGACGCCCCGGGCAGCGCACGGCGGCCGcggggacccccccgggacccccccccctccccgttACCTGTCGGCGTCGCGCCCCTTGAAATAGGCGTGGACGTACTCGGTGAAGGCGGTGGCCACGGGCAGCGCGTCCTGCGAGCCCAGCACCACGGGGCTGGGGCCGCGCGACAGCCCTGCCGAGGGGCCAGAGGGGTCAGCGCACGGCTGGGACCCCCCAGCCCACCACCCACCCCCCCGAGTCCCCCCGGCACGCACCGAGCGCCGGCGGGGCCACGGCGAAGAAGCCGCGCTCGCCCAGGCTGGCGGGCGCCGAGTGCGAGGGGCCGCAGCTCCAGGAGGGCGAGGGGCTCAGCGAGCGCGACTGCCGGGGCAAGGCGGGCTGGGGGTGGGTGTCTGCACCCCTGCGCCCCGAATTCCACATCCCTGCATCCCCGTGCACCCCCCGcattcccaaaatcctgcaCCCCCGCATCCCCACATCGTCTATCCCCCGAATTCCCAAATGCTGCATCCCCCACCCCTGAACTCCCAAACTCTATATCCCCTGCACCCCGCGCCCCTGAACTCCCGCATCCCCAAATTCCCGCACCCCTgcacccccaaattcccacgtCCTTCCAGCCCTGAATTCCCGCATCCCCGCAGTCCCACCCCCTCCATCCCGCCCCATCACCTCCCCCAGGGAAtctcctcccagtgcccccttCCCAGCGCTGCCATTCccatactgggagcactgggaagccGGAGCGTGTCTGAGCGCCCCTCCCGGGGgtccccgcgcccccccccagcccgggggtccccgcggccccggcccggccccgcaccAGGTCGCTGTTGCTGCCCGcggccggcccggccggcgGCCGCTTGGtgcgggagcggcgcgggggggCCACGAGAGGAACGTCCCGGGGGGCAGCGCTGGGCCAGGCGGGCACAGAATCTGGGGGGCACGAACGGGGGGTGAGGGGAGAGCCCCGACacggcaggacccccccccgGATCCAGGACACCCCCCCGGGATCCAggacacccccccccccggggagttgggcagggctcagctcggttctgggctggggtgggggctGGAGTTGGGGTGATGGGGGGCAGACTTGGGGGTGATGAGGGCAGATTTTGGCATTATGGGGGCAGAgtttggggtcactggggacagggtttggggtcacGGGGGGCACAGTTCAAGGTAACTGCGGGGGCAGAgtttggggtcactggggacagggctTGGGGTCACGGGGGGCACAGTTCAGGGCAATGGGGGCAGGTAGAGGTCATGGGGGGGGCAGGGTTAAGGATAACGGGGCAGAGTTGGGGAGTCAAATTTAGGGGTAACGTGGGGCCGCTCCCCCGCCACTCACCCGGCTCCGACTGCagggggggggtcccggccgTGCCCCCCTCGCTCAGCCTGGCCCCCGGCCCTTGGCAGCCCCAGGGCGAGGGGCTGGAGGACTCCCCCCCGCTCGGGGGGGCCGGCgacgaggacgaggaggaggccGAGTTGGAGGAAGGACGCGTCGGGGGGCGCTGCTCcccgccggggctgcggggtcTGCCCCAGGCCGGGGGGTCCCCAAAGGGGTCGGGCGAGGGCGCTTCtcgcggggcggggccgctgAGGCAGCGGCTGCGACCCCGGGGCGCGGCCCCCGCGTCCCCCCAGAGCCCCTCGGCGCCGGGGCCGCTGAAAACGGCGAAGCCGGGGGGCTCGGGGAGGCGGCCggaggggctgcggggccggggggcccAGGCGCTgccggcggggggcggcggcgggtcCGGTTTGGGGCCGGGGCTCTGCGGCGTCCCCGGCTGGGGGGTCCAGGGCCGGGAGTCCGGGGAGGGGCCGGGCGCGGGGTGCGAGGGCGAGTCCAGCCCCGAGTCCTCCACGTTCTCCGGGGACGAGGAGGAGAAGGGCGACGAGGACGAGGTGAGGACGTAGGGGCGGGGGGCTGCGGGACAGCCCCGGTCAGAGCGCGGCCCCCTCCCCGCCGGGGTGGGGGTCCCGTCCCGCCCCCCCAAATCCTCACCCGGGAATTCCTCTGCCTCGAACGCCGACTCCAGGGGGGGCCCGAAGAGCGCGGCCGAGGGCGGCGTGTCCTGGGGGGGCTTCCCGGGGCcgctgggacagggacagagtgGGGGGGGCTCAGAGCCCACCCGGGACCCCCCAGAGATGGGGGGTGGCCACCCCATGGCACCCCaatccctccctgtcccctaCCTGTTCACCTGCGCCGCCGGGAGACCCCTCCCCGTGCTGTCACCTGCGGGGAGAGGGGACACTGCAGTGCACCCCCACCCCAGGACCCCTCATGTGCCCCCCCAAATGCCCAGGACCCCCAGCCCAGTCTCACCCGCCGCCAGTGTCCCCTCGGGGTCTGTGTCACTGCAGGCCGGGGTCAGGGACGCCGCGTGTCCTGCGGGGGGATGTCACCATGAGGGGACACGGAGCCACGGCGACTCTGGGGTGGCTCGGGAAGcgtggggtgtccccaggggtcgGCAAGcggacagggaatgggggtcAGGAAAGGTGGCACTGTCCCCAAGGATTGGGTTTAAGGAAAGGTGGCATtgtccccagggaaggggcCCAGGGAGGGTGTGAtgtccccagggaaggggcCCAGGGAGGGTGTGATGTCCCCAAGCAGTGGCTCTCAGCCTCGGTGCCACCTCCCCAGGCCGCCACACGCCCGCAGTGCCACTTACGGGACGCCTGCCTCCTGACGGTGCCCTGCAAGAGAAGGGGACAGGGGTGAGGTGACCCCGGGAATTCCGGGGGTCCCCGCGGCCCCCCAGGCTCACCCCGACGCCGGGGGCCAGGATGAGATTTCCCACGGTGGCCTTGAGCTGCTCCACGGCGGCCTCGGCGCTGCCGGGCGCCTCCCGCGGCTGCACCGGTTTGATGTGGACGTAAAACTTCCGCGGCTCGTCCTCGTCGTAGTCGGAGTCGCTGGAGGAACACCCGGGGTTCTCCACCTCGCCTGAGCCCCCGTCAAGGCAATTCCCGGCTGGAATTCCCCTTggatccccccaaaatccccggcTGGGATTCCCCTTGGATCCCCCCAAAATGCCCGGCTGGAATTCCCCTTGGATCCCCCCAAAATGGCCGGTTGGAATTCCCCTTggatccccccaaatccccggCTGGAATTCCTCTTggatccccccaaaatccccgtCTGGAATTCCCCTTGGATCCCCCCAAAATGCCCGGTTTTCCCTGCTCCATGCCAAGGATACTGCGGGCGATGTCCGGGCGCACGGTGAATCCGTCCTCGTCCACCTCCGGGCAGCCCTGCGGGGACACGCCCCgacattcccagtgctcccagtctggGAATGGCAgcgctggggcagggctgggacactCACCAGGTCGTTATCCGGAGATTCCCTGGGGAATGAATGACAGGGAGAGTCAGGCGGTGGAGGGGGAagggctgtgggatgcagggatgtgggaatgcagggatgCAACATTGCAGGGATGTAGGGAAGCTGGGATGCAGGATATCAGGGATGCAGGATCTCAGGGATATGGGAATTCAGGGATGAAACATTGCAGGGATGCAACATTGCAGGGATGTAGGGAAGCTGGGATGCAGGATATCAGGGATGCAGGATCTCAGGGATGCAGGATCTCAGGGATATGGGAATTCAGGGATGAAACAATGCAGGGATGCAACATTGCAGGGATGTAGGGAAGCTGGGATGCAGGATATCAGGGATGCAGGATCTCAGGGATATGGGAATTCAGGGATGAAACAATGCAGGGATGCAAAGCTGCCGGGGTGCAGGATCTCAGGGATGCAGGATCTCAGGGATGCAGGATCTCAGGGATCGAGGCCCTTACACAGCGTCACGCTCCCGCTCCTTACGGCTCAAGCCCGGGATCCGGAACGCTTTGCTCCGGCTCCTCTTGGGTCCTGGGGAAGGTGGGAGCGGGGGTGAGGAAgggcccccgcagcccccggcattcccagctggatgcagaCGTACTTGCCTTCCTGCGCTGGAGCCAGCCGGTACTCGTCGAAATCCAACGCTCCTGCCACGAGAGTGGGATCAGCCAGGATCAATCCGGGATCAGCCCGGGATCAGGCCAGGATCAGGCCAGATCAACCCGGGATCAGCCCAGATCAACCCGGGATCAGGCCAGGATCAGTCAGGATGAACCCAGGATCACCCCGGATCAGCTGGGATCAGCCCGGGATCCACCCAGGATCAGCCCGGGATCCACCCTGGATGAGGGATCCATCCCCAGCCAGGTGGGACCCCCCAGCCTCACCTGGCCGCTCTCCTCCCGGTGCCCTTGCTCTCGGCAAACCTCCGGAGCAGCATCTCCGTGCCGATGTTCTCCACGTTTTGCTTGAATTCCTCGTGGACCTGGGGGGAACAAAGAGGAAGGGGACATGGAATAAAGAGGGCAAATGGGAACGGGGAGGGGGTCACGCACCTGGGGACTCACCTGGCCGATCTGGACGTGGGTGTCCTCCACGGAGTGGGAGTAGGAGCCGATGAGCCCCTTCATGTGCCGCAGGTGGGCTTCTTCCACCTCCTGGAAGCGCTGGAGcggggaaaaacagggaaaaacggggaaaaaacGGGGGTCAGGAAGGGAGGGACATCCCCAGGGATCGGCAGGTGGGCAGGGAAGGGCGGCTGGGATGGGTGAGGTGGGTGGGATGTCCCCAGGTGGGTGTGGAAGGGGGATTGGGGTGGGTGGGATGTCCCCAGGGATCCCATCCCGTTCCCAGTTCCCACCCGTGCCCGTCCTTCTCCCAGTTCCCACCAGTGCCCATCCCTCTCCCAGTGCCCACCAGTGCCCATCCCTCTCCCAGTTCCCATCCCTCTCGCAGTGCCCACCAGTGCCCATCCCTCTCCCAGTTCCCACCCGTGCCCATCCCGTTCCCAGTTCCCACCCGTGCCCATCCctctcccagtgcccatccctctCCCAGTTCCCACCAGTGCCCATCCCTCTCCCAGTTCCCACCAGTGCCCATCCctctcccagtgcccatcccgtTCCCAGTTCCCACCCGTGCCCATCCCGTGCCCACCATGGCCGAGTCCAGCATGCGCTGCTCGAAGTCGGCGCGGGCAGCGTTGTATTTGTCCACCGCCCTGCGCAGCGCCTCGCCCGCCTTCCGCGACTTCAGCTCCGCCTGCGccgggcacggggcacagcGGGGACAGGACAGGCACCGTCAGGGAGGGGACAGGCGACAGCCAGGGGGGACAGGAATCGTCAGGAATGGGACAGGGACCACCCAAGAGGGGACGGGGGCCATCCGTGAGGAAGATGGGGATCATCAgcgaggggacagggacaccagggaggggacagggacaccagggaggggacagggatcaCTGTGGGACAACAGGACCGTGGAGGGAGGGTCAAGAATCACCAGGGAAGGGACACGGACCACTGTGGGGTGACAGGGACCGCAGGGAGGAGGAACAAGAACCACCACGAGGGGACAGCGACCACCGAGGGCCACACAGGGACCACCAAGGAAGGGACAGGAACCCCCCAACAGGAGCCAGGGACCAcccagggggacacaggggccACAGAGAGGGGGCACAGGGACGCTGGGGGTGCCACCTTGTCGATCTCCTTCTGGCTGGTGCCCTCCTTGCGCAGCCGCTCGTACTCCTGGCACTTGCTGTGGTAGCTCTCCTTGGActtgggcagcagctgggccacCCCGTGCAGCAGCTGCACGGCCTCCAGCGTGCCCGACACCTCCTCCTTGGACTGCCGGGGCACAGCGGCGTGGGCCCCGGGCACGCCGGGGAGGGCCCGGGGccgggaggggccgggggggcccggggggggccgggggggcccggggggggccGGCCGTACCTTCTTGTGCACCCGGCCTTGCTCCTCGCCGTAGCGCGAGATCTCCTTGATGAGGTCGTGCAGCTTCTTCATCAGCTCCAGGTGGCACAGGGCCAGCTTGTCCGAGGAGATGCGGAAA
This sequence is a window from Vidua macroura isolate BioBank_ID:100142 chromosome 26, ASM2450914v1, whole genome shotgun sequence. Protein-coding genes within it:
- the FCHO1 gene encoding LOW QUALITY PROTEIN: F-BAR domain only protein 1 (The sequence of the model RefSeq protein was modified relative to this genomic sequence to represent the inferred CDS: deleted 1 base in 1 codon), which produces MSYFTEHFWGEKNHGFDVLYHNMKHGQISTKELADFVRERAAIEENYAKAMVKLSKMATNGTQLGTFAPLWEVFRISSDKLALCHLELMKKLHDLIKEISRYGEEQGRVHKKSKEEVSGTLEAVQLLHGVAQLLPKSKESYHSKCQEYERLRKEGTSQKEIDKAELKSRKAGEALRRAVDKYNAARADFEQRMLDSAMRFQEVEEAHLRHMKGLIGSYSHSVEDTHVQIGQVHEEFKQNVENIGTEMLLRRFAESKGTGRERPGALDFDEYRLAPAQEGPKRSRSKAFRIPGLSRKERERDAVESPDNDLGCPEVDEDGFTVRPDIARSEVENPGCSSSDSDYDEDEPRKFYVHIKPVQPREAPGSAEAAVEQLKATVGNLILAPGVGGTVRRQASRHAASLTPACSDTDPEGTLAAGDSTGRGLPAAQVNSGPGKPPQDTPPSAALFGPPLESAFEAEEFPAPRPYVLTSSSSPFSSSSPENVEDSGLDSPSHPAPGPSPDSRPWTPQPGTPQSPGPKPDPPPPPAGSAWAPRPRSPSGRLPEPPGFAVFSGPGAEGLWGDAGAAPRGRSRCLSGPAPREAPSPDPFGDPPAWGRPRSPGGEQRPPTRPSSNSASSSSSSPAPPSGGESSSPSPWGCQGPGARLSEGGTAGTPPLQSEPDSVPAWPSAAPRDVPLVAPPRRSRTKRPPAGPAAGSNSDLSRSLSPSPSWSCGPSHSAPASLGERGFFAVAPPALGLSRGPSPVVLGSQDALPVATAFTEYVHAYFKGRDADSCLVKVTGELTMSFPAGIVRVFGGPAAPPVLSFRLLNAGAIEQFLPNAELLYSDPSQSDPSTKDFWLNMAALTGHLQKQAEQSPAASYYNVALLKYQFSRLGPGSAPLRLCVRWDCAPGATRVSVEYGYNAAALALPVPLANVHVLLPVEEPLTNLRLQPAASWNLEEKRLLWKLLDVPGAPGQGGCGRLSASWEPLGGPSKPSPVAAQFSSEGSTLSGVEVELAGAGYRMSLVKKRFATGIYLAGS